A region from the Branchiostoma lanceolatum isolate klBraLanc5 chromosome 2, klBraLanc5.hap2, whole genome shotgun sequence genome encodes:
- the LOC136428731 gene encoding poly(A) polymerase-like isoform X1, translated as MTRDNCNNTTVSVLRVRTGHSRRETGPQKMMNTTGTVLPTDPSLAATNGTTGSSVFPTAGNASTISPFTSDNITSTIVNVVTNFTSAVTDLVSNTTANVTEITTPTALTNTTVFGQPTLTASTIAPTVTNGTAATIAPTATNGSTASSFFTTIARELSTLSTDLSTAVSTASSSICDNLCQSIGDCQKNETSTRCDCPLDSAPDPAQCASFESCSTQSNSTLTCTSNCTRIVSGLQEFVSCECVEGETCESPVPVPAGQDNLAIILGVVFGFLALALLLALVYCFCTTKKRRATKGSYNPSAQEKKAGAQVIGITDLMPLPPMERLI; from the exons AAAATGATGAATACGACAGGAACGGTACTACCCACGGATCCAAGCCTTGCGGCGACAAACGGAACTACAGGGTCCTCGGTTTTCCCGACAGCCGGAAATGCCTCAACGATATCACCATTTACATCGGACAACATAACGTCCACGATAGTGAACGTTGTCACCAACTTTACCTCAGCTGTAACGGACCTGGTGTCCAACACAACCGCCAATGTCACGGAAATAACGACACCGACTGCACTGACAAACACAACCGTTTTTGGTCAACCGACCCTGACAGCATCAACGATCGCCCCGACGGTTACCAACGGAACTGCAGCAACGATCGCCCCAACCGCGACCAATGGGTCTACGGCGTCATCGTTCTTTACAACAATCGCGAGAGAACTGAGCACACTTTCCACAGACTTGAGCACTGCTGTTTCCACAGCGAGCTCCTCTATATGTGACAATCTGTGCCAAAGTATTGGGGACTGCCAAAAAAACGAAACGAGCACCCGCTGCGACTGTCCGCTAGATAGCGCTCCGGATCCTGCCCAGTGCGCTTCCTTCGAAAGTTGCTCAACGCAATCAAACTCAACGCTAACCTGTACTTCGAACTGCACCAGGATAGTGAGTGGGCTGCAAGAGTTCGTCAGCTGTGAGTGTGTAGAAGGAGAAACATGTGAATCACCA GTCCCTGTCCCCGCCGGACAAGATAACCTGGCCATCATCCTGGGGGTCGTCTTCGGCTTCCTCGCCCTCGCCCTCCTCCTCGCCCTCGTCTACTGCTTCTGCACGACGAAGAAGCGCCGCGCCACCAAGGGCTCCTACAACCCCAGCGCGCAGGAGAAAAAGGCGGGGGCGCAGGTCATCGGGATCACGGACCTCATGCCGCTGCCGCCCATGGAGAGGCTCATCTAG
- the LOC136428731 gene encoding uncharacterized protein isoform X2 has protein sequence MMNTTGTVLPTDPSLAATNGTTGSSVFPTAGNASTISPFTSDNITSTIVNVVTNFTSAVTDLVSNTTANVTEITTPTALTNTTVFGQPTLTASTIAPTVTNGTAATIAPTATNGSTASSFFTTIARELSTLSTDLSTAVSTASSSICDNLCQSIGDCQKNETSTRCDCPLDSAPDPAQCASFESCSTQSNSTLTCTSNCTRIVSGLQEFVSCECVEGETCESPVPVPAGQDNLAIILGVVFGFLALALLLALVYCFCTTKKRRATKGSYNPSAQEKKAGAQVIGITDLMPLPPMERLI, from the exons ATGATGAATACGACAGGAACGGTACTACCCACGGATCCAAGCCTTGCGGCGACAAACGGAACTACAGGGTCCTCGGTTTTCCCGACAGCCGGAAATGCCTCAACGATATCACCATTTACATCGGACAACATAACGTCCACGATAGTGAACGTTGTCACCAACTTTACCTCAGCTGTAACGGACCTGGTGTCCAACACAACCGCCAATGTCACGGAAATAACGACACCGACTGCACTGACAAACACAACCGTTTTTGGTCAACCGACCCTGACAGCATCAACGATCGCCCCGACGGTTACCAACGGAACTGCAGCAACGATCGCCCCAACCGCGACCAATGGGTCTACGGCGTCATCGTTCTTTACAACAATCGCGAGAGAACTGAGCACACTTTCCACAGACTTGAGCACTGCTGTTTCCACAGCGAGCTCCTCTATATGTGACAATCTGTGCCAAAGTATTGGGGACTGCCAAAAAAACGAAACGAGCACCCGCTGCGACTGTCCGCTAGATAGCGCTCCGGATCCTGCCCAGTGCGCTTCCTTCGAAAGTTGCTCAACGCAATCAAACTCAACGCTAACCTGTACTTCGAACTGCACCAGGATAGTGAGTGGGCTGCAAGAGTTCGTCAGCTGTGAGTGTGTAGAAGGAGAAACATGTGAATCACCA GTCCCTGTCCCCGCCGGACAAGATAACCTGGCCATCATCCTGGGGGTCGTCTTCGGCTTCCTCGCCCTCGCCCTCCTCCTCGCCCTCGTCTACTGCTTCTGCACGACGAAGAAGCGCCGCGCCACCAAGGGCTCCTACAACCCCAGCGCGCAGGAGAAAAAGGCGGGGGCGCAGGTCATCGGGATCACGGACCTCATGCCGCTGCCGCCCATGGAGAGGCTCATCTAG
- the LOC136428732 gene encoding uncharacterized protein isoform X1, with product MSVASIIVLFLVLETSFSTAAGCPGGFTKFRGACFKVYHQVASYDQAREFCANQGGHLAMPKDNSTDAFLMKLKNTVDPRGYFWFGLSDENWEGRWMWEDGTVLNKSAGWSNWREGQPDNHKGDEDCAHYNSVAMPGWNDLPCSDKVAKFICQTTDDAQTDSPNTTMTSLVTDQMGTSATQGSSGNLRKITFPAPRRVSNYAGLGTPLSQDLTSFTLCLHMRTDMSSYSHTSLVSYAVGSVQHANELLLFNDGGSGGRFELYVQNTRADLGALPVWDSGWHVICVTWRSSNGDWKLYADGAFRASGTGVNVGGKVRGGGTWILAQDQDTVGGSFVESQAFSGELSQVNLWDRVLTPEDIGTDWSVFCSHHGNVIDWATTNIQVVGQATSDQYRCQVTSTPASAERPRTTMTSLVTDQMGTPAPQGSPDCPKDYQPFQGICYKAYNNAVTFLQSLRACGTDGGTLAMPRDQKTNDFLITLKNSVDRKSPFRFGLHDRIKENVWRWMDGQELGDFTDWGPGEPNDASLGPQGEDCVEFYPPNGNKWNDRACSDRRKFICQADTTEHPGYTPVGQGAYINTYLKVFAQPKTYEDAKQACALDGGHLANVKTQALHDFLLTKIQEVDASIDYWIGLNDVTVENTWTWSDGTPVSDCDFTNWAPGEPNNAGSTGDQDCGQLWKDKGFQWDDDMCGNQKYFICQIGSGEETSCGRPEACSSGYQMHNGICYKAFNTPKNLRDASSTCAADGGTLAMPKDADTNAFLINLKNAVDNKAKFRFGLTDHHQEGGWMWVDNVALGSFRPWGPGQPDNAGVNEDCAEYFSGSRSSRKNTWNDGRCTDARMFICQVTPSATKKWRDDGRCGKRYPAEDGRPAECDPSGDVPCCSSSNWCGNSASHCHCRTCVDYRSSDQPRYTRVDYRYNKYFKMYTQPKAYEDAKRTCASDGGHLVDVKTQEVHAFLLTKIQEVDASRDYWIGLNDVTVENTWTWSDGTPVSRTFTNWAPGEPNNAGSTGDQDCGQLWKDKGFQWDDDVCRKQNYFICQIDESSYTRLQSTLELFYHIADCPEDYQPFQGICYKAYNTSATFQESLRVCGADGGTLAMPRDRKTNDFLITLKNSVDRESPFWFGLRDVLRENVWRWMDGQELGDFTDWGPGEPNDAFSGQGEDCAEYYPLKKNKWNDKACHYDRKFICQVDNTEAVRISSSSDGVRYDAKAVLESPVFSTNCSNNTLVFHYRMQGSVVPAKLHVSVVGNMSNSDSELLGTFPFKVTYRQTNRVHLDFHREQPFRVVFTVELDHSANSTGGAGQIHLYDVIVLNDKCRPTDESAAAGFFQEPTLTKGAIIGIIVVLVIVAVAIATAVKVARSMKRQHLRLMSTSTTVLMRRDNVMFEPDAE from the exons ATGTCGGTAGCTTCGATTATTGTCCTGTTCCTGGTGCTTGAAACATCCTTCTCAACAGCTGCAG GATGTCCAGGTGGTTTTACAAAGTTCAGGGGAGCCTGCTTCAAGGTGTACCACCAGGTAGCTTCCTACGACCAAGCGAGGGAGTTTTGTGCGAACCAGGGTGGACATTTGGCCATGCCCAAAGACAATAGCACAGACGCCTTTCTGATGAAGCTGAAAAACACGGTAGATCCCAGGGGCTACTTCTGGTTTGGTTTGAGTGACGAGAACTGGGAGGGCCGGTGGATGTGGGAAGATGGGACTGTTCTCAACAAGTCTGCCGGCTGGAGCAACTGGCGCGAGGGACAACCAGATAACCACAAAGGGGATGAAGACTGTGCACATTACAATTCTGTGGCAATGCCGGGGTGGAATGACCTGCCGTGCTCAGACAAAGTGGCCAAGTTCATCTGTCAGACGACAG ATGACGCGCAAACAGATTCGCCCAACACAACTATGACGTCACTCGTGACCGACCAGATGGGGACGTCAGCAACACAAGGGTCTTCAG GTAACTTGCGGAAAATAACCTTCCCCGCCCCACGCCGCGTCAGTAACTACGCTGGGCTGGGGACGCCACTGTCTCAGGACTTGACGAGTTTTACTTTAtgtctgcacatgcgcaccgACATGAGTTCCTACAGTCATACAAGTTTGGTCAGCTACGCTGTGGGAAGTGTCCAGCATGCTAATGAGCTACTTCTTTTCAACGACGGAGGTAGTGGCGGCCGTTTCGAA ttatacGTGCAAAATACGAGAGCTGACTTGGGTGCCTTGCCCGTTTGGGACAGCGGGTGGCACGTCATATGTGTTACCTGGCGCAGCAGTAACGGGGATTGGAAGCTCTACGCTGACGGCGCGTTTCGGGCTTCAGGCACGGGGGTCAACGTAGGAGGAAAAGTGCGGGGCGGCGGTACATGGATCCTCGCGCAGGACCAAGACACGGTCGGGGGATCCTTCGTAGAGTCTCAAGCGTTCAGCGGAGAACTGTCGCAGGTGAACCTCTGGGACCGCGTGTTGACTCCAGAGGACATCGGAACAGACTGGTCAGTGTTCTGtagtcaccatggcaacgtgaTTGACTGGGCAACCACTAACATCCAAGTCGTGGGACAGGCCACCAGTGATCAGTATCGGTGTCAAGTCACCTCGACACCCGCGTCCG cagaacgtcctcGCACAACAATGACGTCACTCGTTACCGACCAGATGGGAACGCCAGCACCACAGGGATCTCCAG ATTGTCCAAAAGACTACCAACCATTCCAAGGCATCTGCTACAAGGCGTACAACAACGCTGTCACTTTCCTACAGTCCCTCCGCGCGTGTGGTACAGACGGCGGGACACTCGCCATGCCTCGCGATCAGAAGACCAACGACTTCCTGATCACGCTGAAGAACTCGGTCGATCGAAAATCCCCGTTTCGGTTCGGCCTTCATGACAGAATCAAGGAAAACGTCTGGAGGTGGATGGATGGACAAGAACTGGGGGACTTCACGGACTGGGGACCCGGGGAACCTAATGACGCCTCGTTGGGGCCACAGGGAGAGGATTGCGTCGAATTCTATCCACCCAATGGGAACAAGTGGAACGACAGGGCATGCTCTGATAGGCGGAAATTCATCTGCCAAGCTGATACAACAG AGCACCCTGGGTACACTCCAGTAGGTCAAGGCGCCTACATCAACACATACCTCAAGGTGTTTGCACAGCCCAAGACTTACGAAGATGCCAAGCAGGCCTGTGCGTTAGACGGAGGCCATCTTGCCAATGTCAAGACACAGGcgttacacgactttcttctgACCAAGATTCAGGAGGTTGACGCAAGCATAGACTACTGGATCGGTCTCAATGATGTGACA GTCGAGAACACGTGGACCTGGTCTGATGGTACTCCGGTCAGCGACTGTGACTTCACCAACTGGGCACCGGGAGAACCTAACAACGCCGGCTCGACTGGGGATCAGGACTGTGGACAACTATGGAAGGATAAAGGTTTTCAATGGGACGACGACATGTGCGGAAATCAGAAGTACTTTATCTGTCAGATAG GTTCCGGTGAAGAAACGTCCTGTGGACGACCAGAAG CTTGCTCCAGTGGCTACCAGATGCATAACGgcatctgctacaaggccttcaacaCCCCGAAGAACCTTCGCGACGCGTCTTCGACATGTGCAGCTGACGGAGGGACCCTCGCCATGCCAAAGGACGCCGACACTAACGCCTTCCTGATCAACCTGAAAAACGCAGTGGACAACAAAGCTAAGTTCCGTTTTGGGCTGACTGATCACCACCAGGAGGGAGGTTGGATGTGGGTCGATAACGTTGCTCTGGGCAGCTTCAGGCCATGGGGTCCAGGACAACCGGACAACGCTGGGGTTAATGAGGACTGCGCCGAGTACTTCTCCGGGAGTCGCTCGTCCCGTAAGAACACCTGGAATGATGGACGATGTACCGATGCCAGGATGTTCATCTGTCAAGTCACGCCATCGG CTACCAAGAAGTGGCGTGACGATGGGCGTTGCGGAAAGCGATACCCTGCTGAAGACGGCAGGCCTGCTGAATGCGACCCTAGCGGAGACGTCCCGTGCTGCTCCAGTTCCAACTGGTGCGGCAACTCTGCATCGCATTGTCACTGTCGCACTTGTGTCGACTACAGGAGCTCAG ATCAGCCTAGGTACACCCGGGTAGATTACAGGTACAACAAATACTTCAAGATGTACACACAGCCCAAGGCTTACGAGGATGCCAAGAGGACCTGTGCATCAGACGGAGGCCATCTTGTCGATGTCAAGACACAGGAGGTACACGCCTTTCTTTTGACCAAGATTCAGGAGGTTGACGCGAGCAGAGACTACTGGATCGGGCTCAATGATGTGACA GTTGAGAACACGTGGACCTGGTCTGATGGGACTCCAGTCAGCCGTACCTTCACCAACTGGGCACCGGGAGAGCCTAACAACGCCGGCTCGACTGGGGACCAGGACTGCGGACAGCTATGGAAGGATAAAGGTTTCCAATGGGACGACGACGTGTGCAGAAAGCAGAATTACTTCATCTGTCAAATAG ATGAATCAAGTTACACGAGGTTGCAGTCGACATTAGAGCTCTTCTATCATATAGCAG aTTGTCCAGAAGACTATCAACCATTCCAAGGGATCTGCTACAAGGCGTACAACACTTCTGCCACTTTCCAGGAGTCCCTCCGCGTGTGTGGTGCAGACGGTGGGACACTCGCCATGCCTCGCGATCGGAAAACTAACGACTTCCTGATCACGCTGAAGAACTCGGTCGATCGGGAATCTCCGTTTTGGTTCGGCCTTCGCGACGTCCTTCGGGAAAACGTCTGGAGGTGGATGGATGGCCAAGAACTGGGAGACTTCACGGACTGGGGACCCGGGGAACCGAATGACGCCTTTTCGGGACAGGGAGAGGACTGCGCCGAATACTACCCACTCAAGAAGAACAAGTGGAACGACAAGGCATGCCATTATGACCGGAAGTTTATCTGCCAAGTGGATAATACAG AAGCCGTCCGCATCTCGAGCTCCAGCGACGGCGTTCGTTACGATGCCAAAGCGGTACTTGAATCTCCCGTCTTCAGTACCAACTGTAGCAACAACACACTCGTTTTCCACTACCGCATGCAAGGTTCCGTTGTCCCCGCGAAACTACACGTCTCAGTTGTTGGCAACATGTCTAACTCTGATTCTGAATTGCTGGGAACATTTCCGTTCAAGGTGACGTATAGACAAACGAATCGCGTACATCTGGATTTCCATAGGGAACAGCCGTTCCGCGTAGTCTTCACAGTTGAACTAGACCATTCGGCCAACTCAACAGGCGGAGCAGGCCAAATACACCTGTATGATGTCATCGTCCTCAACGACAAATGCAGACCTACAG aCGAATCAGCAGCAGCAGGCTTTTTCCAAG AGCCGACTCTTACCAAGGGGGCCATTATCGGGATCATCGTCGTGTTGGTTATTGTAGCAGTAGCCATTGCAACAGCAGTTAAAGTTGCCAG ATCAATGAAACGTCAACATCTCCGCCTGATGTCAACTAGCACAACCGTTTTGATGAGGCGAGACAACGTGATGTTTGAACCGGATGCGGAGTAG
- the LOC136428732 gene encoding uncharacterized protein isoform X2: protein MSVASIIVLFLVLETSFSTAAGCPGGFTKFRGACFKVYHQVASYDQAREFCANQGGHLAMPKDNSTDAFLMKLKNTVDPRGYFWFGLSDENWEGRWMWEDGTVLNKSAGWSNWREGQPDNHKGDEDCAHYNSVAMPGWNDLPCSDKVAKFICQTTDDAQTDSPNTTMTSLVTDQMGTSATQGSSGNLRKITFPAPRRVSNYAGLGTPLSQDLTSFTLCLHMRTDMSSYSHTSLVSYAVGSVQHANELLLFNDGGSGGRFELYVQNTRADLGALPVWDSGWHVICVTWRSSNGDWKLYADGAFRASGTGVNVGGKVRGGGTWILAQDQDTVGGSFVESQAFSGELSQVNLWDRVLTPEDIGTDWSVFCSHHGNVIDWATTNIQVVGQATSDQYRCQVTSTPASERPRTTMTSLVTDQMGTPAPQGSPDCPKDYQPFQGICYKAYNNAVTFLQSLRACGTDGGTLAMPRDQKTNDFLITLKNSVDRKSPFRFGLHDRIKENVWRWMDGQELGDFTDWGPGEPNDASLGPQGEDCVEFYPPNGNKWNDRACSDRRKFICQADTTEHPGYTPVGQGAYINTYLKVFAQPKTYEDAKQACALDGGHLANVKTQALHDFLLTKIQEVDASIDYWIGLNDVTVENTWTWSDGTPVSDCDFTNWAPGEPNNAGSTGDQDCGQLWKDKGFQWDDDMCGNQKYFICQIGSGEETSCGRPEACSSGYQMHNGICYKAFNTPKNLRDASSTCAADGGTLAMPKDADTNAFLINLKNAVDNKAKFRFGLTDHHQEGGWMWVDNVALGSFRPWGPGQPDNAGVNEDCAEYFSGSRSSRKNTWNDGRCTDARMFICQVTPSATKKWRDDGRCGKRYPAEDGRPAECDPSGDVPCCSSSNWCGNSASHCHCRTCVDYRSSDQPRYTRVDYRYNKYFKMYTQPKAYEDAKRTCASDGGHLVDVKTQEVHAFLLTKIQEVDASRDYWIGLNDVTVENTWTWSDGTPVSRTFTNWAPGEPNNAGSTGDQDCGQLWKDKGFQWDDDVCRKQNYFICQIDESSYTRLQSTLELFYHIADCPEDYQPFQGICYKAYNTSATFQESLRVCGADGGTLAMPRDRKTNDFLITLKNSVDRESPFWFGLRDVLRENVWRWMDGQELGDFTDWGPGEPNDAFSGQGEDCAEYYPLKKNKWNDKACHYDRKFICQVDNTEAVRISSSSDGVRYDAKAVLESPVFSTNCSNNTLVFHYRMQGSVVPAKLHVSVVGNMSNSDSELLGTFPFKVTYRQTNRVHLDFHREQPFRVVFTVELDHSANSTGGAGQIHLYDVIVLNDKCRPTDESAAAGFFQEPTLTKGAIIGIIVVLVIVAVAIATAVKVARSMKRQHLRLMSTSTTVLMRRDNVMFEPDAE from the exons ATGTCGGTAGCTTCGATTATTGTCCTGTTCCTGGTGCTTGAAACATCCTTCTCAACAGCTGCAG GATGTCCAGGTGGTTTTACAAAGTTCAGGGGAGCCTGCTTCAAGGTGTACCACCAGGTAGCTTCCTACGACCAAGCGAGGGAGTTTTGTGCGAACCAGGGTGGACATTTGGCCATGCCCAAAGACAATAGCACAGACGCCTTTCTGATGAAGCTGAAAAACACGGTAGATCCCAGGGGCTACTTCTGGTTTGGTTTGAGTGACGAGAACTGGGAGGGCCGGTGGATGTGGGAAGATGGGACTGTTCTCAACAAGTCTGCCGGCTGGAGCAACTGGCGCGAGGGACAACCAGATAACCACAAAGGGGATGAAGACTGTGCACATTACAATTCTGTGGCAATGCCGGGGTGGAATGACCTGCCGTGCTCAGACAAAGTGGCCAAGTTCATCTGTCAGACGACAG ATGACGCGCAAACAGATTCGCCCAACACAACTATGACGTCACTCGTGACCGACCAGATGGGGACGTCAGCAACACAAGGGTCTTCAG GTAACTTGCGGAAAATAACCTTCCCCGCCCCACGCCGCGTCAGTAACTACGCTGGGCTGGGGACGCCACTGTCTCAGGACTTGACGAGTTTTACTTTAtgtctgcacatgcgcaccgACATGAGTTCCTACAGTCATACAAGTTTGGTCAGCTACGCTGTGGGAAGTGTCCAGCATGCTAATGAGCTACTTCTTTTCAACGACGGAGGTAGTGGCGGCCGTTTCGAA ttatacGTGCAAAATACGAGAGCTGACTTGGGTGCCTTGCCCGTTTGGGACAGCGGGTGGCACGTCATATGTGTTACCTGGCGCAGCAGTAACGGGGATTGGAAGCTCTACGCTGACGGCGCGTTTCGGGCTTCAGGCACGGGGGTCAACGTAGGAGGAAAAGTGCGGGGCGGCGGTACATGGATCCTCGCGCAGGACCAAGACACGGTCGGGGGATCCTTCGTAGAGTCTCAAGCGTTCAGCGGAGAACTGTCGCAGGTGAACCTCTGGGACCGCGTGTTGACTCCAGAGGACATCGGAACAGACTGGTCAGTGTTCTGtagtcaccatggcaacgtgaTTGACTGGGCAACCACTAACATCCAAGTCGTGGGACAGGCCACCAGTGATCAGTATCGGTGTCAAGTCACCTCGACACCCGCGTCCG aacgtcctcGCACAACAATGACGTCACTCGTTACCGACCAGATGGGAACGCCAGCACCACAGGGATCTCCAG ATTGTCCAAAAGACTACCAACCATTCCAAGGCATCTGCTACAAGGCGTACAACAACGCTGTCACTTTCCTACAGTCCCTCCGCGCGTGTGGTACAGACGGCGGGACACTCGCCATGCCTCGCGATCAGAAGACCAACGACTTCCTGATCACGCTGAAGAACTCGGTCGATCGAAAATCCCCGTTTCGGTTCGGCCTTCATGACAGAATCAAGGAAAACGTCTGGAGGTGGATGGATGGACAAGAACTGGGGGACTTCACGGACTGGGGACCCGGGGAACCTAATGACGCCTCGTTGGGGCCACAGGGAGAGGATTGCGTCGAATTCTATCCACCCAATGGGAACAAGTGGAACGACAGGGCATGCTCTGATAGGCGGAAATTCATCTGCCAAGCTGATACAACAG AGCACCCTGGGTACACTCCAGTAGGTCAAGGCGCCTACATCAACACATACCTCAAGGTGTTTGCACAGCCCAAGACTTACGAAGATGCCAAGCAGGCCTGTGCGTTAGACGGAGGCCATCTTGCCAATGTCAAGACACAGGcgttacacgactttcttctgACCAAGATTCAGGAGGTTGACGCAAGCATAGACTACTGGATCGGTCTCAATGATGTGACA GTCGAGAACACGTGGACCTGGTCTGATGGTACTCCGGTCAGCGACTGTGACTTCACCAACTGGGCACCGGGAGAACCTAACAACGCCGGCTCGACTGGGGATCAGGACTGTGGACAACTATGGAAGGATAAAGGTTTTCAATGGGACGACGACATGTGCGGAAATCAGAAGTACTTTATCTGTCAGATAG GTTCCGGTGAAGAAACGTCCTGTGGACGACCAGAAG CTTGCTCCAGTGGCTACCAGATGCATAACGgcatctgctacaaggccttcaacaCCCCGAAGAACCTTCGCGACGCGTCTTCGACATGTGCAGCTGACGGAGGGACCCTCGCCATGCCAAAGGACGCCGACACTAACGCCTTCCTGATCAACCTGAAAAACGCAGTGGACAACAAAGCTAAGTTCCGTTTTGGGCTGACTGATCACCACCAGGAGGGAGGTTGGATGTGGGTCGATAACGTTGCTCTGGGCAGCTTCAGGCCATGGGGTCCAGGACAACCGGACAACGCTGGGGTTAATGAGGACTGCGCCGAGTACTTCTCCGGGAGTCGCTCGTCCCGTAAGAACACCTGGAATGATGGACGATGTACCGATGCCAGGATGTTCATCTGTCAAGTCACGCCATCGG CTACCAAGAAGTGGCGTGACGATGGGCGTTGCGGAAAGCGATACCCTGCTGAAGACGGCAGGCCTGCTGAATGCGACCCTAGCGGAGACGTCCCGTGCTGCTCCAGTTCCAACTGGTGCGGCAACTCTGCATCGCATTGTCACTGTCGCACTTGTGTCGACTACAGGAGCTCAG ATCAGCCTAGGTACACCCGGGTAGATTACAGGTACAACAAATACTTCAAGATGTACACACAGCCCAAGGCTTACGAGGATGCCAAGAGGACCTGTGCATCAGACGGAGGCCATCTTGTCGATGTCAAGACACAGGAGGTACACGCCTTTCTTTTGACCAAGATTCAGGAGGTTGACGCGAGCAGAGACTACTGGATCGGGCTCAATGATGTGACA GTTGAGAACACGTGGACCTGGTCTGATGGGACTCCAGTCAGCCGTACCTTCACCAACTGGGCACCGGGAGAGCCTAACAACGCCGGCTCGACTGGGGACCAGGACTGCGGACAGCTATGGAAGGATAAAGGTTTCCAATGGGACGACGACGTGTGCAGAAAGCAGAATTACTTCATCTGTCAAATAG ATGAATCAAGTTACACGAGGTTGCAGTCGACATTAGAGCTCTTCTATCATATAGCAG aTTGTCCAGAAGACTATCAACCATTCCAAGGGATCTGCTACAAGGCGTACAACACTTCTGCCACTTTCCAGGAGTCCCTCCGCGTGTGTGGTGCAGACGGTGGGACACTCGCCATGCCTCGCGATCGGAAAACTAACGACTTCCTGATCACGCTGAAGAACTCGGTCGATCGGGAATCTCCGTTTTGGTTCGGCCTTCGCGACGTCCTTCGGGAAAACGTCTGGAGGTGGATGGATGGCCAAGAACTGGGAGACTTCACGGACTGGGGACCCGGGGAACCGAATGACGCCTTTTCGGGACAGGGAGAGGACTGCGCCGAATACTACCCACTCAAGAAGAACAAGTGGAACGACAAGGCATGCCATTATGACCGGAAGTTTATCTGCCAAGTGGATAATACAG AAGCCGTCCGCATCTCGAGCTCCAGCGACGGCGTTCGTTACGATGCCAAAGCGGTACTTGAATCTCCCGTCTTCAGTACCAACTGTAGCAACAACACACTCGTTTTCCACTACCGCATGCAAGGTTCCGTTGTCCCCGCGAAACTACACGTCTCAGTTGTTGGCAACATGTCTAACTCTGATTCTGAATTGCTGGGAACATTTCCGTTCAAGGTGACGTATAGACAAACGAATCGCGTACATCTGGATTTCCATAGGGAACAGCCGTTCCGCGTAGTCTTCACAGTTGAACTAGACCATTCGGCCAACTCAACAGGCGGAGCAGGCCAAATACACCTGTATGATGTCATCGTCCTCAACGACAAATGCAGACCTACAG aCGAATCAGCAGCAGCAGGCTTTTTCCAAG AGCCGACTCTTACCAAGGGGGCCATTATCGGGATCATCGTCGTGTTGGTTATTGTAGCAGTAGCCATTGCAACAGCAGTTAAAGTTGCCAG ATCAATGAAACGTCAACATCTCCGCCTGATGTCAACTAGCACAACCGTTTTGATGAGGCGAGACAACGTGATGTTTGAACCGGATGCGGAGTAG